One segment of Candidatus Bipolaricaulota bacterium DNA contains the following:
- a CDS encoding acetyl-CoA carboxylase biotin carboxylase subunit (an AccC homodimer forms the biotin carboxylase subunit of the acetyl CoA carboxylase, an enzyme that catalyzes the formation of malonyl-CoA, which in turn controls the rate of fatty acid metabolism), protein MSFDRVLVANRGEIALRIIEACRELGLDSIVVYSEADRGMPYLRMAERAICIGPADPAKSYLSIPAIISAAEVTGAEAIHPGYGFLSENPDFAEVCSDHGLTFIGPDHRTIALVGDKLAARRTVAAAGVPVLPAAPVPDDEADLPAVAAEVGYPLLVKAVYGGGGRGMRLVQEEGELAAAVTSAAREATSYFGKINPYLKPYLYHTPPLTD, encoded by the coding sequence GTGAGCTTCGATCGGGTATTGGTGGCGAACCGGGGTGAGATCGCCCTGCGGATCATCGAGGCGTGCCGCGAGCTCGGGCTCGATTCGATCGTCGTCTACTCCGAGGCCGACCGCGGGATGCCGTACCTGCGGATGGCGGAGCGGGCGATCTGCATCGGCCCGGCCGACCCGGCGAAGAGCTACCTCTCCATTCCGGCGATAATCAGCGCCGCCGAGGTGACCGGGGCGGAGGCGATTCACCCCGGTTACGGATTCCTGTCCGAGAACCCCGACTTCGCCGAGGTCTGCTCCGATCACGGGCTGACGTTCATCGGGCCGGATCACCGCACGATCGCGCTCGTCGGGGATAAGCTCGCCGCCCGGCGCACCGTCGCTGCCGCCGGGGTCCCGGTCCTCCCCGCCGCCCCGGTCCCTGACGATGAGGCCGACCTCCCTGCCGTTGCCGCGGAGGTCGGGTATCCCCTGCTGGTGAAGGCGGTGTACGGGGGAGGAGGGCGGGGGATGCGCCTGGTGCAGGAGGAGGGGGAGCTCGCGGCGGCGGTGACGAGCGCGGCGCGCGAGGCAACATCGTACTTCGGGAAGATCAACCCCTACCTAAAACCTTACCTGTACCACACGCCACCACTCACCGACTT
- a CDS encoding acetyl-CoA carboxylase, biotin carboxyl carrier protein, giving the protein MEELERLIEILKREGLTEITVWEGDRRITVRRDAAVVSHPQSRNEPLPPPEEDEGTFTLAAPLVGTLYLRPSPEDPPFVEEGAMVEPGDTLCVIEAMKVLNEIKAERGGRLVRILVENGTPVEYGQPLFLFEKT; this is encoded by the coding sequence ATGGAGGAACTGGAGCGATTGATTGAGATCCTCAAGCGGGAGGGGCTGACTGAGATAACGGTGTGGGAGGGAGACCGACGGATCACGGTCAGGCGTGATGCCGCGGTGGTCTCTCACCCTCAGAGCAGGAACGAACCCCTCCCTCCCCCGGAGGAGGACGAAGGGACGTTCACCCTCGCCGCCCCCCTGGTGGGGACGTTATACCTTCGCCCCTCGCCCGAGGATCCTCCGTTCGTCGAAGAGGGTGCCATGGTCGAGCCGGGTGACACCCTGTGCGTCATCGAGGCGATGAAGGTGCTGAACGAGATCAAGGCGGAACGGGGCGGGAGACTCGTCCGGATCCTGGTCGAGAACGGGACCCCGGTCGAGTACGGGCAGCCCCTGTTCCTGTTCGAGAAGACGTGA
- a CDS encoding HlyC/CorC family transporter, which yields MTHAVSIGAQIALLIFLVACSAYFSSAETAITSLDEGRLRYLVNTHRRKRRGLALLLEEPNDMITALLIMNNLVNVGASSLMTFVSLRLLPKGLPSYQAGILATGVMTISLLIFGEITPKNFAKNNAERFTLATINQIYLFTRILKPVIVVFRGAARGIVRMFGEDLSQEEPLAVSDEQIETLIDAGEESGLIDAEDGEMIRRILDFDEMTAEQVMVPRTEVQSIEVRTSPAKAREIVAKDGHSRFPVYDRIPDNVVGTLYAKDLLLEVDNPRPTLHDLLRPAYYTPTTKPINVLLREFQRERVHMAIVIDEFGGMAGIVTLEDILEEIVGEIEDEYDRPVALIKRISPDEAIVDGDTSVHHLNRTMGIKLPEDEGVTVSGLILHRLEAMPKVGDVVRVGPVELTVEGATNREITSVRVVVDRNAPADEEEDTKD from the coding sequence GTGACCCACGCTGTGTCAATCGGAGCGCAGATAGCGCTGCTTATCTTCTTAGTTGCTTGTTCGGCTTACTTCTCGAGCGCGGAGACCGCGATCACCTCCCTCGACGAGGGTAGATTGCGCTACCTCGTGAACACGCACCGGCGCAAGCGCCGCGGGCTGGCGCTTCTATTGGAGGAGCCGAACGACATGATCACCGCCCTCCTCATCATGAACAACCTGGTGAACGTCGGGGCGAGCTCGTTGATGACGTTCGTCTCCCTCCGATTGCTGCCCAAAGGCCTCCCGAGCTACCAGGCCGGGATCCTCGCCACCGGAGTGATGACGATCTCCCTCCTCATATTCGGGGAGATCACCCCGAAGAATTTCGCCAAGAACAACGCCGAGCGGTTCACCCTGGCGACGATCAACCAGATCTACCTGTTCACCCGCATCCTCAAGCCGGTGATCGTTGTGTTCCGCGGGGCGGCGCGGGGGATCGTCCGCATGTTCGGGGAGGACCTGTCGCAGGAGGAACCCCTCGCGGTGAGCGATGAGCAGATCGAGACATTGATCGACGCCGGGGAGGAGAGCGGATTGATCGACGCCGAGGACGGGGAGATGATCCGCCGCATCCTCGACTTCGATGAGATGACCGCCGAGCAGGTGATGGTCCCCCGCACCGAGGTCCAATCGATCGAGGTGCGGACCTCGCCCGCCAAAGCGCGGGAGATCGTGGCCAAGGACGGCCACTCCCGCTTCCCGGTCTACGACCGCATCCCGGACAATGTGGTCGGGACCCTGTACGCCAAGGACCTCCTCCTCGAAGTGGACAACCCCCGCCCCACTCTGCACGACCTCCTCCGTCCCGCCTACTACACCCCGACCACCAAGCCGATAAACGTCCTGCTGCGCGAGTTCCAGCGCGAGCGGGTGCACATGGCGATCGTGATCGACGAGTTCGGGGGGATGGCCGGGATCGTCACCCTGGAGGACATCCTCGAGGAGATCGTGGGAGAGATCGAGGACGAGTACGACCGGCCCGTAGCCCTGATCAAGCGGATCTCACCCGACGAGGCGATCGTGGATGGAGACACCTCGGTGCATCACTTGAACCGGACGATGGGCATCAAGCTTCCCGAGGACGAGGGAGTGACGGTGAGCGGCCTCATCCTCCACCGGCTGGAGGCGATGCCCAAGGTGGGAGACGTGGTACGGGTCGGGCCGGTCGAGCTGACGGTCGAAGGAGCGACCAACCGGGAGATCACCTCGGTGCGGGTGGTGGTCGATCGCAACGCCCCTGCGGACGAGGAAGAGGACACCAAGGATTGA